A single genomic interval of Syntrophobotulus glycolicus DSM 8271 harbors:
- a CDS encoding ABC transporter ATP-binding protein: MIEVKRLCKEFRITKQQKGVFSYLFHNQWETKKAVDDISFGIRQGEIVGYLGPNGAGKSTTIKMLTGILAPTSGEISVNGLIPHKKRKEHARNIGVVFGQRSQLWWELPVIDSLNLLKSIYKVPQQAYQRNLELFHEVLGLGEFINQPVRQLSLGQRMRADFAASLVHSPPVLFLDEPTIGLDLIAKEKIREFITAINREEKVTVILTTHDLGDVEKLCTRTVVIDQGKIIYDGNLERMRASLGRYRTLVVKIKGNGFHFTMPNVVLTKENGPQKWLKFDKDEVSPSGIIAKLMKQYEIQDLTVEEPELEGIIKQIYQGDAEKTAEI; this comes from the coding sequence ATGATCGAAGTCAAGCGCTTGTGCAAGGAATTCCGAATTACCAAACAGCAAAAGGGCGTATTTTCCTACTTATTTCACAATCAATGGGAAACCAAAAAAGCGGTGGACGATATTTCCTTCGGCATCCGGCAGGGAGAAATTGTCGGTTATCTTGGGCCCAATGGAGCAGGCAAATCCACCACGATCAAAATGTTGACGGGAATCCTGGCGCCCACATCGGGTGAAATTTCCGTAAATGGGCTTATTCCTCACAAAAAACGCAAAGAGCATGCCCGCAACATCGGCGTCGTTTTCGGACAGAGAAGCCAGCTTTGGTGGGAGCTTCCTGTGATTGATTCGCTTAATTTGCTAAAGTCTATCTATAAAGTACCCCAACAGGCCTATCAAAGAAACCTGGAATTGTTCCATGAGGTGTTGGGACTCGGTGAGTTTATCAACCAGCCGGTCAGGCAGCTCAGCCTTGGCCAAAGAATGAGAGCCGATTTCGCGGCTTCTCTGGTCCATAGTCCGCCGGTCCTTTTTCTGGATGAACCGACCATCGGACTGGACCTGATCGCCAAGGAAAAAATACGCGAATTTATTACCGCCATCAATAGAGAAGAAAAAGTGACCGTCATCTTAACAACCCATGATCTGGGGGACGTGGAAAAGTTATGTACGCGAACGGTTGTGATCGATCAGGGAAAAATTATTTACGACGGCAATCTGGAACGTATGCGGGCCAGCTTAGGCAGGTACAGGACGCTGGTCGTTAAAATCAAGGGCAATGGTTTTCATTTTACCATGCCAAATGTGGTCCTGACGAAAGAAAACGGCCCCCAAAAGTGGCTGAAATTCGATAAAGACGAGGTATCCCCTTCCGGGATTATCGCGAAATTAATGAAGCAGTATGAAATCCAGGATTTGACTGTGGAGGAGCCGGAGCTTGAGGGGATCATCAAGCAGATTTATCAGGGAGACGCTGAAAAAACGGCGGAAATATAA